The Salvia splendens isolate huo1 chromosome 21, SspV2, whole genome shotgun sequence genome includes a window with the following:
- the LOC121783829 gene encoding probable LRR receptor-like serine/threonine-protein kinase At4g37250: protein MVPSALLNLTSISISYYTILPSNHNTMRARNLDLLNLWALALALLIRAGSFGLNTDGVLLLSFKYSITADPFLALQGWSADDETPCSWNGVSCGTPGSGESYFRVTGLSLPDSGLRGSLPATIGMIQHLQNLNLSNNSINGSIPSTLFSAPELQFFDLSNNLLSGSLPELVGKLQNLRLLNLSDNALVGNLPLNLTAPPNLTAVSLKNNYFFGPIPAKFDSIQVLDLSSNLINGTLPPDFGGSHISYFNASYNRLSGEIPQQFASLIPANATVDLSHNNLSGPIPASDLFFHQATDSLSGNPNLCGQPLQNTCLAPSTSPPPAGEGVPPSNSPPAIAAIPKTIASNPSTGDPSHEDRSGLTTRTILAIVIGDVAGIAILAIIFLYIFKRKKIAKHTTKPEEQTANEFDWASSESTSAKHNCLGKWTFSKKPRHHNNADADDDDSESTSNSTESGKQFEDNNNNNEDIGALVTVDGEKELEVETLLKASAYILGASGSSIMYKAVLEDGTTLAVRRVGENGVERFKDFETQIRVIAKLVHPNLVRIRGFYWGPDEKLVIYDFLPNGSLANARYKKAGCSPCPLPWEMRLRIAKGVARGLSYIHEKKHVHGNLKPSNILLGPDMEPKIGDMGLERLLTGDNAGSRAGGSARNFGSKRSTASRESFQELATPSPTSSAIGLSPYHAPESLRSIKPHPKWDVFSFGVVLLELLTGKVIVSDETGPGLAILSSTSADNEKGKILRAADVAIRAELEGKEDALLVLLRLGYSCISPMPQKRPQMKEALQILERFPICSFS from the exons ATGGTCCCTTCTGCCCTCTTAAATCTCACTTCGATCTCCATTTCTTATTACACAATTCTCCCTTCAAACCACAACACAATGAGGGCCCGAAACCTCGATCTGCTCAATCTATGGGCTCTCGCATTGGCTCTCCTTATTCGGGCCGGATCTTTCGGGCTCAACACCGACGGCGTCCTCCTTCTCTCCTTCAAATACAGCATCACCGCCGATCCATTCCTCGCTCTGCAAGGCTGGAGTGCCGATGACGAGACGCCGTGCTCGTGGAACGGCGTCTCCTGCGGCACTCCGGGCTCCGGGGAGTCCTATTTCCGGGTCACGGGCCTCTCCCTTCCGGATTCAGGCCTCCGCGGCTCCCTCCCCGCCACAATTGGCATGATCCAACACCTCCAAAATCTCAATCTCTCCAACAATTCCATCAATGGATCCATCCCTTCCACTCTCTTCTCCGCCCCCGAGCTTCAGTTCTTCGATTTGTCCAACAATCTTCTCTCCGGCTCCCTCCCGGAGCTCGTCGGGAAGCTTCAGAATCTCCGGCTTCTGAACCTTTCCGACAACGCTCTCGTAGGGAACCTGCCGTTAAATCTGACGGCGCCTCCGAATTTAACAGCTGTTTCTCTGAAGAATAACTACTTCTTCGGCCCGATTCCGGCGAAATTCGATTCAATTCAAGTGTTAGATCTGTCTTCCAACTTGATCAACGGAACTCTACCGCCAGATTTCGGCGGCAGCCATATTTCCTACTTCAACGCTTCCTACAACAGACTCTCCGGCGAAATCCCGCAGCAATTCGCCTCCCTAATTCCGGCCAATGCGACGGTGGATCTCTCTCACAACAACTTATCCGGTCCGATTCCGGCGTCTGATCTCTTCTTCCACCAAGCCACAGATTCACTCTCCGGCAACCCTAACTTATGCGGCCAGCCACTGCAAAACACGTGTCTCGCTCCGTCTACGTCTCCGCCTCCCGCCGGAGAGGGAGTTCCGCCTTCCAATTCTCCTCCGGCGATCGCAGCCATTCCGAAAACAATAGCATCCAATCCATCAACCGGAGACCCCTCTCACGAGGATCGTTCTGGTCTCACGACCAGAACGATCCTCGCGATAGTCATCGGAGACGTCGCCGGAATCGCAATCCTCGCAATAATCTTCCTCTAcatcttcaaaagaaaaaaaattgccaAACACACAACCAAACCAGAAGAACAGACCGCGAATGAGTTCGACTGGGCGTCATCGGAGTCCACCTCAGCAAAACACAACTGTCTCGGAAAATGGACTTTCTCGAAAAAGCCACGTCACCACAACAATGCCGATGCCGATGACGATGACAGCGAATCAACCTCGAACTCCACAGAGTCCGGGAAGCAATTCGAGgataacaacaacaacaacgagGACATCGGGGCGTTGGTAACCGTAGACGGCGAGAAGGAGCTGGAGGTGGAAACGCTGCTGAAGGCGTCGGCGTACATCCTCGGCGCGTCGGGCTCAAGCATCATGTACAAGGCCGTGCTCGAGGACGGCACCACACTCGCTGTCAGGCGCGTGGGCGAAAACGGCGTCGAGCGGTTTAAAGATTTCGAGACTCAAATTCGGGTGATTGCGAAATTGGTGCACCCGAATTTGGTCCGGATCCGGGGCTTCTATTGGGGCCCCGACGAGAAGCTTGTGATCTATGATTTCCTGCCTAATGGTAGCCTCGCCAATGCCCGTTACA AAAAAGCTGGATGCTCGCCTTGTCCTCTACCATGGGAAATGCGGCTCAGGATAGCCAAAGGCGTGGCACGTGGGCTATCCTACATCCACGAGAAGAAGCACGTACACGGAAATCTAAAGCCCAGCAACATTCTACTGGGCCCAGACATGGAGCCCAAGATCGGAGACATGGGCCTCGAGAGGCTTCTCACGGGTGACAACGCCGGCTCGAGGGCCGGCGGGTCGGCCCGGAATTTCGGGAGCAAGAGGTCAACCGCCTCTCGCGAGAGCTTCCAAGAACTGGCTACGCCCAGCCCTACCTCGAGCGCGATAGGACTTTCGCCCTACCACGCGCCCGAGTCCCTGCGGAGCATCAAGCCGCATCCGAAGTGGGACGTGTTCTCGTTCGGCGTGGTGCTGCTAGAATTGTTGACCGGGAAAGTCATCGTATCCGATGAGACGGGACCCGGATTGGCCATCTTGTCTTCCACGTCAGCGGACAACGAGAAGGGGAAAATTTTGAGGGCGGCTGACGTGGCGATCCGGGCTGAGCTGGAGGGGAAGGAGGATGCCTTGTTGGTGTTGCTAAGATTAGGGTATAGTTGCATTTCTCCTATGCCACAAAAGAGACCTCAAATGAAAGAGGCTCTTCAAATACTTGAGAGGTTTCCAATTTGTtcattttcttga